The following are encoded in a window of Flavobacterium cupriresistens genomic DNA:
- a CDS encoding fasciclin domain-containing protein codes for MKTRKFLTAAVLVLGFAFTSNAQKTVMVGGAAMYPNKNIIENAVNSKDHTTLVAAVKAADLVATLQSKGPFTVFAPTNAAFDKLPAGTVETLLKPENKKMLQTILTYHVVAGKMNASDIAKAIKMGKGKATLKTVSGGTLTAWMDGKTLYISDESGNKAKVTIADVNQSNGVIHVVDTVLLPKS; via the coding sequence ATGAAAACTAGAAAATTTTTAACAGCAGCAGTTTTAGTCTTAGGATTTGCATTTACTTCAAACGCACAAAAAACAGTAATGGTTGGTGGAGCGGCGATGTATCCGAACAAAAATATTATTGAAAATGCAGTAAACTCAAAAGATCATACTACTTTGGTGGCTGCGGTAAAAGCAGCAGATTTAGTAGCAACTTTACAGAGTAAAGGACCATTCACCGTTTTTGCCCCAACAAATGCAGCGTTTGATAAATTACCGGCAGGAACAGTAGAAACATTGTTGAAACCGGAAAACAAAAAAATGCTTCAAACAATTTTAACCTATCATGTTGTGGCCGGAAAAATGAACGCTTCGGATATTGCAAAAGCGATAAAAATGGGTAAAGGTAAAGCAACCCTAAAAACCGTAAGTGGTGGCACATTAACTGCCTGGATGGACGGAAAAACGTTATACATCAGCGATGAGAGTGGTAACAAAGCTAAAGTAACAATTGCAGATGTAAATCAATCTAATGGAGTAATTCATGTAGTGGACACTGTATTATTGCCAAAAAGCTAA
- a CDS encoding EamA family transporter: protein MKNKEFNLPPVPAVLLAIISVQCGAAIAKTIFPSLGAAGTASIRIGISALILFAAYRPNLFKITRQQWKIVIPYGLNLGAMNLIFYLAIERIPIGLSVTLEFIGPLLLAIVGSKRLLDYCWVVLAAIGILLIAPWTNSRIDTLGVLFALLAGGLWASYIVLGGKVSKIMNSGEAVSVGMLFASLLILPFGFYENGLVNLTPKLFGLSIALALLSSAIPFTLEMKALGQLPPRTFSILMSLEPAAAAICGFIFLQERLNFYEIIAVACVVIASAGSTLMAKR from the coding sequence ATGAAAAACAAAGAATTCAACCTCCCACCGGTTCCGGCTGTGTTATTAGCCATTATAAGCGTGCAATGTGGCGCTGCTATTGCTAAAACAATTTTCCCGTCTCTTGGTGCTGCAGGAACAGCTTCAATAAGAATCGGTATCTCTGCCCTGATCTTATTTGCTGCTTATCGTCCGAATCTGTTTAAAATTACGAGACAACAATGGAAAATTGTAATTCCATATGGCTTGAATTTGGGTGCAATGAATTTAATATTTTATCTGGCAATAGAAAGAATCCCTATTGGATTATCTGTTACTTTAGAATTCATAGGTCCCTTATTACTCGCCATAGTCGGATCGAAGCGTTTACTTGATTATTGCTGGGTTGTACTGGCAGCAATCGGAATCCTTTTAATCGCCCCATGGACGAATAGCAGAATAGATACCTTAGGAGTGTTATTTGCTCTTTTAGCGGGAGGACTTTGGGCCAGTTATATCGTTTTGGGTGGTAAAGTCTCCAAAATTATGAATAGCGGTGAAGCTGTTTCTGTGGGAATGCTCTTTGCTTCTCTTTTAATTCTTCCTTTTGGTTTTTACGAAAATGGCCTTGTAAATCTTACTCCAAAACTTTTTGGATTAAGCATTGCGTTGGCTCTTTTATCAAGTGCTATCCCTTTTACACTTGAAATGAAAGCCTTAGGGCAGTTACCTCCGCGAACGTTCAGTATATTAATGAGTTTAGAACCTGCTGCGGCCGCTATTTGTGGTTTTATATTTCTTCAGGAGCGTCTAAATTTTTATGAAATAATAGCAGTTGCCTGTGTTGTTATTGCTTCGGCAGGATCAACTTTAATGGCTAAACGATAA
- a CDS encoding serine hydrolase: protein MKKNLFITSFLVFFNCCFSQNRATTAKETEQKIDTYLKEVIQVNEIPGAALAVIKKGKVIYEKYYGKASLEAHKPVDKNTGFKIFSTTKLITNVGVFQLIESTQKDFVK from the coding sequence ATGAAAAAAAATCTTTTTATCACTTCGTTTTTAGTATTCTTCAACTGCTGCTTTAGTCAAAATAGAGCTACTACTGCAAAGGAAACCGAACAAAAAATTGATACCTATCTCAAAGAAGTAATACAAGTAAATGAAATACCGGGAGCTGCATTGGCGGTAATCAAAAAAGGAAAAGTAATTTATGAAAAGTATTATGGGAAAGCGTCTTTAGAAGCACATAAACCAGTGGATAAAAACACTGGTTTTAAGATTTTCTCCACCACCAAGTTAATTACCAATGTTGGTGTTTTTCAATTGATAGAGAGTACTCAGAAAGACTTTGTTAAATGA
- a CDS encoding M56 family metallopeptidase, translated as MEALFIFIAKSSALVALFYLAYYLLLRKETFFTSNRWFLLAGLITSVVLPFIVYTKIVWIDPVPVSNMSYSPASIVHAIEEESFEINWNLVYIAIYTIGFIAFLVKFGLDFYSLNTVLKGKKVQQQADFKFIDTNENIAPFSYFDYIVYNSSLYTASELESIIEHEKVHSDQHHTVDVLISRLFCVLFWFNPIIWFYKKAIIQNLEFIADNEAAKKLSDKKAYQYTLLKITTHETCVAITNHFYQSLIKKRIVMLNKNQSKKRNYWKYYAILPALVAFVVLFQIKTVAQEKKQIEAVAKEKEQSVEIYKIKKNTTDQELKELSEKLKANHDVDVVVSEVKRNSKNELTCIKVALKKGAGEAQTIQINGDEAIKDCGIAITTNDNGTKKIKLIADGDLDGLTDEEGPAQVRETRTVYQNGAYTTPPTPPTPPVFPAGAMPSPPTAMANMPKPPVPPANLNDKTAMKNYEKEMDEFEKKMDAFEPQMAAYEKELNEVMSKREAIFEKEMEKYEVAMEQFNADMGKYDQQSNVDMKQHEIDMKQHEKDMRQHEKDMKQYERDMRQQERDMRLQQRAMIQQQKNIAKRQQKAN; from the coding sequence ATGGAAGCACTTTTCATTTTTATCGCAAAATCAAGCGCATTAGTTGCTTTGTTTTACCTTGCTTATTATTTACTATTACGCAAAGAAACTTTCTTTACCAGCAACAGATGGTTTTTACTAGCCGGATTGATTACATCGGTAGTACTGCCCTTTATAGTGTATACCAAAATTGTATGGATTGATCCTGTACCGGTTTCAAATATGAGCTACTCTCCCGCTTCTATTGTCCATGCTATAGAAGAAGAGTCTTTCGAAATCAATTGGAATCTGGTTTACATTGCTATTTATACCATTGGTTTTATTGCTTTCCTAGTAAAATTCGGATTAGATTTTTACAGTCTGAATACTGTTCTTAAAGGTAAAAAAGTGCAACAACAAGCTGATTTTAAATTTATCGATACAAACGAAAATATTGCTCCTTTTTCTTATTTTGATTATATCGTTTACAACTCATCACTGTACACGGCATCAGAGTTAGAGAGTATTATTGAACATGAAAAAGTACACAGTGATCAGCATCATACAGTTGACGTTCTGATTTCAAGACTATTCTGTGTACTGTTTTGGTTCAATCCAATCATCTGGTTTTATAAAAAAGCCATTATTCAAAACCTTGAGTTTATTGCGGATAACGAAGCGGCAAAAAAACTTTCGGACAAAAAAGCGTACCAATACACGCTTTTAAAAATAACTACACATGAAACTTGTGTAGCAATCACCAATCATTTTTATCAATCATTAATCAAAAAACGAATTGTCATGTTAAACAAAAATCAATCAAAAAAGAGAAACTATTGGAAGTATTACGCCATACTTCCGGCACTTGTAGCTTTCGTAGTGTTATTTCAAATCAAAACAGTAGCGCAGGAAAAGAAACAAATTGAGGCAGTCGCAAAAGAAAAAGAGCAATCGGTAGAGATTTACAAAATCAAAAAAAACACCACAGATCAGGAATTAAAGGAGCTTTCTGAAAAATTAAAAGCAAATCATGATGTAGATGTAGTAGTGTCAGAAGTAAAGAGAAATTCAAAAAACGAATTAACCTGTATCAAAGTAGCTCTTAAAAAAGGAGCCGGAGAAGCACAAACTATTCAAATTAATGGTGATGAAGCCATTAAGGATTGCGGAATTGCCATTACAACAAACGATAATGGAACGAAAAAAATCAAATTAATCGCCGATGGAGACCTCGATGGTTTAACCGATGAAGAAGGTCCTGCACAGGTTAGAGAAACCAGAACCGTGTATCAAAACGGCGCTTATACGACACCTCCTACTCCGCCAACACCTCCAGTTTTCCCGGCCGGTGCAATGCCATCACCTCCAACTGCTATGGCTAATATGCCAAAACCTCCCGTTCCGCCTGCAAATCTAAATGATAAAACGGCTATGAAAAATTACGAGAAGGAAATGGACGAATTCGAAAAGAAAATGGATGCCTTTGAGCCGCAAATGGCTGCTTACGAAAAGGAGTTAAATGAAGTCATGTCAAAACGTGAAGCTATTTTTGAAAAAGAAATGGAAAAATACGAAGTAGCCATGGAGCAATTCAATGCGGATATGGGGAAATACGATCAGCAATCGAATGTTGATATGAAACAACATGAGATCGACATGAAACAGCATGAAAAAGATATGCGTCAACATGAGAAAGACATGAAACAATATGAAAGAGATATGAGGCAACAAGAGCGAGACATGAGACTGCAACAAAGAGCGATGATTCAGCAACAAAAAAACATCGCTAAGAGACAGCAAAAAGCAAATTAA
- a CDS encoding BlaI/MecI/CopY family transcriptional regulator yields the protein MQKLTNKEEEIMHILWKLKKAFVKEVQAEITEEQPHYNTLSTIVRNLEEKEYVSHTTFGNTHQYYPIVSIEEYRTGFMSTAIDHYFNSSYKSMVSFFAKEEKISAAELREVLAMIENSKEEK from the coding sequence ATCCAAAAGCTAACCAACAAAGAAGAGGAAATCATGCACATTTTATGGAAGCTCAAAAAAGCATTTGTAAAAGAAGTTCAGGCCGAGATTACAGAAGAGCAACCACATTACAATACACTTTCGACTATAGTACGTAATCTGGAAGAAAAAGAATATGTGAGTCATACTACTTTTGGAAATACCCATCAGTATTATCCAATTGTAAGCATCGAAGAATATCGCACAGGATTTATGAGTACCGCTATTGATCATTATTTTAATAGCTCTTATAAAAGTATGGTATCCTTTTTTGCTAAAGAGGAAAAAATTTCTGCAGCTGAATTACGTGAAGTTTTAGCTATGATTGAAAATTCAAAAGAAGAAAAATAG
- a CDS encoding M56 family metallopeptidase yields the protein MEALFIYIAKSGGLLLLFYTAYYFLLRKETFFTSNRWFLLTGLITSVVLPFIVYTKNVWVAPASTQNPDFQPVFTQTIENPLFEINWNYVLLACYGIGFMALLIKFAIDFYSLNAILKGKKVKQQADFKFIDVKENIAPFSYFEYIVYNSSLYTATELENIIEHEKVHSDQNHTVDVLVSRIFSILFWFNPLVWLYKKAITQNLEFIADNEAAKKLSDKKAYQYTLLKITTHENCVAITNHFYQSLIKKRIVMLNQNQSKKRNYWKYYTVIPALVAFVLLFQIEVVAHEKEQTQKNSAAEKVKGMDVYEIKKTTTDQELATITEKLKAEHNVDAVISETKRNSNNELTSIKVDLKNGKEETQALHISGSDAIKDCGIIIKTEENGSKKIIVVTKNEFQKDATEASKIKIKKTQKTNTNTDVKTNTTTGKSDPTNGTTNTHVITTFKTNVNTNVNVSTDGDKNETTSITYYSQSKPKVIVKSGGSSAKQLIIVDGVVLTDGTSMDDIDALDIEKMSVFKGTQAIEKYGDKGKNGVIEITTKK from the coding sequence ATGGAAGCACTATTCATTTATATCGCAAAATCAGGTGGATTGTTACTCTTGTTTTATACTGCCTATTATTTTTTACTGCGCAAAGAAACCTTCTTTACCAGTAACAGATGGTTTTTATTGACCGGTTTAATCACTTCTGTAGTATTGCCCTTTATAGTGTACACCAAAAATGTATGGGTTGCCCCTGCTTCAACACAAAATCCGGATTTTCAACCTGTTTTTACGCAAACAATTGAAAATCCTCTTTTTGAAATCAATTGGAATTATGTGCTTCTAGCCTGTTATGGCATTGGCTTCATGGCTTTGCTGATAAAATTCGCAATAGATTTTTATAGTTTAAATGCTATTCTAAAAGGTAAAAAGGTAAAACAACAAGCCGATTTTAAATTTATTGATGTCAAGGAGAATATAGCTCCGTTCTCTTATTTTGAATACATTGTGTATAACTCATCACTATACACGGCTACAGAATTAGAGAATATTATTGAACATGAAAAAGTACACAGCGATCAGAACCATACTGTAGATGTTTTGGTTTCCAGAATCTTCAGTATTTTGTTTTGGTTCAATCCCCTTGTCTGGCTTTATAAAAAAGCGATTACTCAAAATCTCGAGTTTATTGCAGATAATGAGGCAGCAAAAAAACTTTCCGACAAAAAAGCGTATCAGTACACGCTTTTAAAAATAACAACACACGAAAATTGTGTTGCCATCACCAATCATTTTTATCAATCATTAATCAAAAAACGAATCGTTATGTTAAATCAAAATCAATCAAAAAAGCGGAATTACTGGAAGTATTATACCGTAATTCCAGCACTTGTAGCGTTTGTACTTCTATTTCAGATTGAAGTCGTAGCCCACGAAAAAGAGCAAACTCAAAAAAACAGTGCTGCTGAAAAAGTAAAAGGAATGGATGTTTACGAAATCAAAAAAACAACCACAGATCAAGAGCTTGCAACAATCACCGAAAAGTTAAAAGCGGAGCACAATGTTGATGCCGTTATTTCTGAAACAAAAAGGAATTCAAATAATGAATTGACCTCTATTAAAGTTGATCTTAAAAACGGTAAAGAAGAAACGCAGGCCCTTCATATTTCGGGTTCTGATGCTATCAAAGACTGTGGTATTATCATTAAAACTGAGGAAAACGGGTCTAAGAAAATAATTGTCGTTACAAAAAACGAATTTCAAAAGGACGCAACCGAAGCATCAAAGATAAAAATCAAGAAAACTCAAAAAACTAATACCAATACCGATGTTAAAACTAATACTACTACTGGCAAAAGTGATCCTACAAATGGTACAACAAATACTCATGTGATCACAACCTTCAAAACCAATGTAAATACAAACGTGAATGTAAGTACTGATGGGGACAAAAACGAAACTACTTCTATAACCTACTACAGTCAATCTAAGCCAAAAGTTATCGTAAAATCAGGCGGAAGTTCTGCTAAACAACTTATCATCGTAGATGGCGTTGTACTGACAGATGGTACTTCTATGGATGATATTGACGCACTTGATATAGAAAAAATGAGTGTTTTTAAAGGCACTCAGGCTATAGAAAAATATGGCGATAAAGGGAAAAATGGTGTGATTGAAATCACAACCAAAAAGTAG
- a CDS encoding BlaI/MecI/CopY family transcriptional regulator, producing MQKLTNKEEEIMHILWKLKKAFVKEVQAEITEDQPHYNTLSTIVRNLEEKGYVNHNAFGNTHQYYPIVSIEDYRKGFMSTAIDNYFNSSYKSMVSFFAKEEKISAAELREILAMIESPKEEK from the coding sequence ATGCAAAAGCTAACGAACAAAGAAGAGGAAATCATGCACATTTTATGGAAGCTAAAAAAAGCATTCGTAAAAGAAGTTCAAGCCGAGATTACAGAAGACCAACCGCACTACAATACGCTTTCGACTATAGTGCGCAATCTGGAAGAAAAAGGATATGTAAATCATAATGCCTTTGGAAACACCCACCAATATTATCCGATTGTAAGCATCGAAGATTATCGCAAAGGTTTTATGAGTACCGCTATCGATAATTATTTCAATAGTTCGTATAAAAGTATGGTGTCTTTTTTTGCTAAAGAAGAGAAAATTTCTGCCGCTGAATTACGTGAAATCTTAGCCATGATCGAAAGTCCAAAAGAAGAAAAATAA
- a CDS encoding MDR family MFS transporter, whose product MLKTAFTHYINNFKGFSREIWILTLVTFINRAGTMVLPFLSKYLKEDLHFSYNQVGWIMVSFGLGSMLGSWLGGKLSDKIGFYKIMIFSLFTSGVSLFFIQYVTTFWALCASMFVLMVIADMFRPAMFVSLSAYAKPENRTRALTLVRLAVNLGFAAGPALGGLIIMGIGYSGLFWVDGASCIVAILIFALLVKEKKKVPHNDKTESPVAIKSVFHDKIFWVFLFVSFVTGMIFFQLFTTLPLYHNEKFSLTEFQTGLLMTLNGLMIFAFEMPIVGFMERKSFPKIKIILLGSLVMSLSFFMLLINVWAGILVISMICISIGEILTFPFSNAFALSRAPHGQEGRYMALYTMSFSLAHIMSSKIGFEIIARLGYQINWFFMASIGIIATLCCLWIKKALIDEKVS is encoded by the coding sequence ATGCTCAAAACTGCTTTTACCCACTACATCAATAATTTTAAAGGATTTTCAAGAGAAATTTGGATACTTACACTAGTCACTTTTATTAATCGTGCCGGTACTATGGTGCTTCCCTTTTTATCAAAGTACTTAAAAGAGGACCTGCATTTTTCATACAATCAGGTAGGTTGGATTATGGTTTCATTTGGTTTAGGATCTATGTTAGGATCTTGGCTGGGAGGAAAATTATCCGACAAAATTGGGTTTTATAAAATCATGATTTTTAGTTTATTCACTAGTGGAGTATCACTCTTCTTTATTCAATATGTAACCACTTTCTGGGCACTCTGCGCTTCCATGTTTGTTCTAATGGTCATTGCAGATATGTTTAGGCCGGCTATGTTTGTTTCTTTAAGCGCTTACGCAAAACCGGAAAACAGAACCCGAGCCTTAACATTGGTTCGTTTAGCCGTAAATCTTGGCTTTGCTGCCGGACCCGCTTTAGGTGGTTTGATCATTATGGGAATCGGTTATTCAGGTTTGTTCTGGGTTGATGGAGCGTCTTGTATTGTTGCCATATTGATTTTTGCTTTATTGGTAAAAGAAAAGAAAAAAGTTCCACATAACGACAAAACTGAAAGTCCTGTGGCTATAAAATCTGTTTTTCATGATAAGATCTTTTGGGTTTTCTTATTTGTAAGCTTTGTAACAGGCATGATTTTCTTTCAGCTTTTTACGACCTTACCTTTATATCATAACGAAAAATTTAGTTTAACCGAATTCCAAACCGGTTTATTAATGACGTTAAACGGACTTATGATTTTTGCTTTTGAAATGCCAATAGTCGGTTTTATGGAGCGAAAAAGTTTCCCTAAAATAAAAATCATCTTACTGGGTTCACTTGTAATGTCTTTAAGTTTCTTCATGTTACTTATTAATGTTTGGGCCGGAATACTGGTCATTAGTATGATTTGCATCTCTATTGGAGAAATCTTAACCTTTCCATTCTCTAATGCTTTTGCTTTGAGTCGTGCTCCGCATGGTCAAGAAGGCCGCTATATGGCGCTTTATACCATGAGTTTTAGCTTGGCACATATTATGAGTTCCAAAATTGGTTTTGAAATTATTGCCAGACTGGGCTATCAAATAAACTGGTTTTTCATGGCTTCTATCGGAATCATCGCTACTCTTTGTTGTCTGTGGATCAAGAAAGCTTTGATTGACGAAAAGGTTTCTTAA
- a CDS encoding DUF1684 domain-containing protein, which produces MKKYIAFVLLLTCALGFSQKKFKQSDAEKFQKKINSEYADAKTSPLMAEDLKTFKALDFYPINQAFFVNAVFEKAVNEKVFEMKTTGTRTPKYIKYGTVTFKINGVQCQLNVYRNIELSKNPEYKNHLFLPFSDLTCGKESYIGGRYIDLEIPKGNTIAIDFNQAYNPYCAYNHKYSCPIVPLENDLKVEIKAGVKTFH; this is translated from the coding sequence ATGAAAAAATATATTGCATTTGTTTTGTTGCTGACCTGTGCTTTAGGTTTTAGCCAAAAGAAATTTAAGCAGAGCGATGCTGAAAAATTTCAGAAGAAAATTAATTCAGAATACGCTGACGCTAAGACAAGTCCGTTAATGGCGGAGGACCTTAAAACTTTTAAAGCCTTAGATTTTTATCCAATAAATCAAGCCTTTTTTGTGAATGCTGTTTTTGAAAAAGCAGTAAATGAAAAGGTTTTTGAAATGAAAACCACCGGAACAAGAACACCAAAATACATTAAGTACGGAACAGTTACTTTTAAGATAAATGGAGTTCAATGTCAATTGAATGTGTATCGAAATATAGAACTCTCTAAAAATCCCGAGTATAAGAATCATTTATTCTTGCCATTTTCAGATTTAACCTGTGGCAAAGAAAGTTATATAGGAGGAAGATATATTGACCTAGAAATTCCGAAAGGCAATACAATTGCTATCGATTTCAATCAGGCCTACAATCCGTATTGTGCCTATAATCACAAATATTCTTGCCCGATTGTTCCATTGGAGAATGATTTGAAGGTTGAAATTAAAGCAGGTGTGAAAACCTTTCACTAA
- a CDS encoding TatD family hydrolase: protein MEFFNFHTHQFTNQSDILELVNQYPQEFDDSIPFYSIGIHPWYITEDRLESDLKIVEEKLQTKNCLAVGECGLDKRTEVPLDLQITVFEKQLILAEKYRKPVVIHCVAAFQEVIAIKKRMKITVPMIVHGFSKNNQIANQLVKEGFYISFGKYLLRNSELKTVFQQVPNDRFFLETDTTQETIQEVYTLASAYKNLDSKELEAIISNNYKAVFQKT, encoded by the coding sequence ATGGAATTCTTCAATTTTCATACGCATCAGTTTACCAATCAATCTGATATCTTAGAATTGGTCAATCAATATCCACAAGAATTTGATGATAGCATTCCGTTTTATTCCATTGGAATTCATCCTTGGTACATTACGGAAGACAGATTAGAAAGCGATCTGAAAATTGTTGAAGAAAAATTGCAAACTAAAAATTGTCTGGCTGTCGGGGAGTGTGGTTTAGACAAACGTACAGAAGTTCCGTTGGACTTGCAGATAACAGTTTTTGAAAAACAATTGATTCTTGCAGAAAAATACAGAAAACCGGTAGTAATTCATTGTGTAGCTGCTTTTCAGGAAGTGATTGCAATCAAAAAAAGAATGAAAATCACTGTTCCGATGATTGTGCATGGTTTTTCAAAAAACAATCAGATCGCGAACCAACTTGTTAAAGAAGGATTTTATATTTCGTTTGGAAAGTACCTACTCAGAAATTCTGAATTGAAAACGGTTTTCCAGCAAGTCCCAAACGATCGTTTTTTCCTGGAAACAGACACCACTCAGGAAACAATTCAGGAAGTATATACTCTTGCATCAGCATACAAGAATTTAGACAGTAAGGAACTGGAAGCAATCATTTCAAACAACTATAAAGCAGTCTTCCAAAAAACCTGA
- a CDS encoding tRNA threonylcarbamoyladenosine dehydratase, which translates to MAEWTERAELLFTKEGLENLQNSNVLVVGLGGVGSFAAEFLARAGVGSMTIVDGDVVDITNINRQLPALHSTVGEPKIKIVGDRLMDINPELKLTRVQEFLSPERAFEIVTPEFDYVLDCIDSITPKLNLIFAAKRKRVKIISSMGAGGKMLASKVKVTDISKTINCYFSKTIRKRLKEAKINKLKVVFSSEIQDEKSLKLTDGKNFKKSFYGTNSYMPGLFGLHAAETVIRYLLTKV; encoded by the coding sequence ATGGCAGAGTGGACAGAAAGAGCCGAGCTTTTATTTACCAAAGAAGGATTAGAAAACTTGCAAAACTCCAATGTTTTGGTAGTTGGCTTAGGTGGTGTGGGATCATTTGCAGCTGAGTTTTTGGCCAGAGCAGGTGTGGGGAGTATGACCATTGTGGATGGCGATGTAGTAGATATTACCAATATAAACAGACAATTACCGGCTTTGCATTCTACAGTTGGAGAGCCAAAAATAAAGATCGTAGGAGACCGTTTGATGGATATTAATCCGGAATTAAAACTGACGCGAGTTCAGGAATTTTTATCTCCTGAGCGTGCTTTTGAAATTGTTACTCCTGAATTTGACTACGTTCTGGACTGTATTGACAGTATTACTCCGAAGTTAAATTTAATATTTGCTGCAAAACGAAAAAGAGTAAAAATCATTAGTAGTATGGGTGCTGGTGGAAAAATGTTAGCTTCGAAAGTAAAAGTTACTGATATTTCTAAAACCATAAATTGCTATTTTTCTAAAACCATTCGCAAGCGTTTGAAAGAAGCAAAAATCAATAAATTGAAAGTTGTTTTTTCTTCAGAAATTCAAGATGAGAAAAGTTTGAAATTAACAGACGGAAAAAACTTCAAAAAATCATTCTACGGAACCAACAGTTATATGCCCGGTTTATTTGGTCTTCATGCTGCCGAGACGGTGATTAGATATTTGCTTACTAAAGTTTAG
- a CDS encoding HAD family hydrolase — protein sequence MIKTVIFDMDGVIVDTEPVHRYAYYKQFSELDIEVSEEMYTSFTGFSTRNTFQTLKGHFPTITLEVEDLIQRKRTIFNDAFDTKEDLYLLEGVEDLIKDLYASGIQLILASSASKVTIERVFSRFNLHQYFTDLVSGEDFPQSKPNPAIFLHAASLSKAPKENCIVIEDSTNGVLAAKGADIFCVGYNSPHSKMQDLSASDLIINDFKELNAEKISQLGA from the coding sequence ATGATAAAAACAGTAATTTTTGATATGGACGGCGTTATTGTCGATACGGAACCCGTTCACCGTTACGCTTATTACAAACAATTTTCTGAGCTCGATATTGAGGTTTCAGAAGAAATGTATACTTCGTTTACCGGATTTTCGACACGAAATACGTTTCAAACGCTAAAAGGGCATTTCCCGACTATAACACTGGAAGTAGAGGATTTGATTCAAAGAAAAAGAACAATTTTCAACGATGCTTTCGATACCAAAGAAGATTTGTATCTGTTGGAGGGTGTGGAAGATTTGATCAAAGATTTATATGCGAGCGGAATCCAGTTAATTTTAGCATCTTCAGCATCGAAAGTAACCATTGAACGTGTTTTTAGCCGATTTAATTTGCATCAGTATTTTACGGATCTTGTGAGTGGGGAAGACTTCCCGCAATCAAAGCCCAATCCGGCTATTTTTTTGCATGCGGCATCCCTTTCAAAAGCACCGAAAGAGAACTGTATTGTGATTGAAGACAGCACTAATGGTGTGCTGGCTGCCAAAGGTGCAGACATCTTTTGTGTAGGTTACAACAGCCCACATTCTAAAATGCAGGATTTGTCAGCTTCGGATTTAATTATCAATGACTTCAAGGAATTAAATGCTGAAAAAATATCGCAATTAGGCGCTTGA
- a CDS encoding DUF2911 domain-containing protein encodes MKKLLIALALFMAPFASEAQVRTPQASPKAYIKQTVGLTDVEVTYSRPGARGRAVFGNLVPFGKLWRTGANENTIINFGDDVVIDGKTLKKGKYAIYTIPKIESWEVIFYLSTDNWGLPENWNDAYVALRTTVKEDALPKPVETFTIGINGLDPNFGFLEIAWENSHVALKFEVPTAKTATASIEKVLAGPSSGDYFDAAQYTFQSNGNIADARTYVDKSLDMSAEKPYYILRLKSLIQAKQGDKKGAIETAKASLAAAETAKNQDYVKMNKDSITEWSR; translated from the coding sequence ATGAAAAAACTACTTATTGCATTAGCCCTTTTTATGGCTCCTTTTGCTTCAGAAGCACAGGTTAGAACACCACAGGCAAGTCCAAAAGCTTATATCAAACAAACGGTTGGTTTAACCGATGTTGAGGTTACCTATTCAAGACCCGGAGCGAGAGGTAGAGCTGTATTTGGAAATTTAGTTCCGTTTGGAAAATTGTGGAGAACTGGTGCTAATGAAAATACGATCATTAACTTCGGCGATGATGTTGTAATTGATGGTAAAACATTAAAAAAAGGGAAATATGCAATTTATACGATTCCTAAAATAGAAAGCTGGGAAGTGATTTTCTATCTTTCTACTGACAACTGGGGATTGCCTGAAAACTGGAACGATGCTTATGTTGCCTTAAGAACGACAGTGAAAGAAGATGCTTTGCCAAAACCGGTTGAAACTTTTACAATTGGTATTAATGGTTTAGATCCTAATTTCGGTTTTCTGGAAATCGCATGGGAAAATTCACATGTTGCTTTAAAATTTGAAGTTCCAACTGCAAAAACAGCTACGGCAAGTATCGAGAAAGTATTGGCAGGACCATCATCAGGAGATTACTTTGATGCAGCGCAATATACATTTCAGTCAAACGGAAATATTGCCGATGCCAGAACTTATGTGGACAAATCATTGGACATGAGTGCTGAAAAACCATATTACATTTTAAGATTAAAATCACTAATTCAGGCAAAACAAGGCGATAAAAAAGGAGCAATTGAAACAGCAAAAGCCTCTTTAGCAGCTGCTGAAACGGCCAAGAATCAGGATTACGTAAAAATGAACAAAGACAGCATCACAGAGTGGAGCAGATAA